Genomic DNA from Callospermophilus lateralis isolate mCalLat2 chromosome 11, mCalLat2.hap1, whole genome shotgun sequence:
TTGGGCGGAGGGACTCGGCTTCCACAGCCTTAGAGCGGGCGGAGAGACAGTCTGCTAGTTTGTAACTAGCAAGTGCCTAAAGGGGCAGTGGCGCCAAAGGACTGGAAAATTGGGTCCCGAGGCGGAAGCGACTCTTAGTTTGGGAGGATCCGGTGGAAGCTGGAACCCTAGGGGCTGTTGAGAAATTCTGGACGGGACCGGACTATTCTAGCCCCCGGAAGACTTCTTTATTTGGGGGGACACGGACCGACTTCATTTTTGAGAAGCTGAAATGAACCCCCCTTCCTTATTAATCTCTCCTTCACTGCCTTGCAGAGAGAGAGACAACTCCAAGCTCCACTCACTTGCTCTTTAATAACCGAACAGAGAAGAACACAAAGCCAGGGGAAGGCCTAGGGGAAAACCTGGCTTGGGAGTTCCCGAAAGAGGGGGTAGTTGAGATGGAAGCCCATTGAGATGGAAGCCCAAGGGGGCTGTGAATGCCTATTCTGGAGGATGGGACCAACAGCTGGAGAGGTTAAGGAAAGAGAAACGGCTCCATGCCAGTAATGGCGTGATTCTAGTGATGGAACTGTTCTTGAGTTCCTGAAGTAGCACCAGCATCTTAGGCACAGATGGTTTCTCTTTACTCCTCAGACTCCAACTCCATGCCCCAGGAATTGTACACGGGGTTCCTTCTGGCTGTGACAGTGCTGTAAGACATAGAGCTCAGCCGTCTGGAGGCACAACAGCCTTCCTGGCTCCAGGGACTCCAGGGAGACCAAAGCAGCTGGAGATGAGAAgttgaaaaaaagaatgaaagaaccgCACATCGGATCTCTTTCCAGATTTCCTAGGCCCCAAACCCAGACACCCGCAAGTcacttactttattttttatttttaatatatttatttatttatttttgtatgtggtgccaaggattgaacccagtgcctcacatgggaggcaagtgctcagccactgagctacaaccccagccccctacttTATTTTTGTACCTCTCAAATATAGCTTTCCAACCTGGCTTTTGCTATTTCTTCATGCAAGACCAAGGAACCACATCTACTCTTCACGTCATCAAGCTCCTCTCCACCCATACCTGGTCCCTTCCAGGAGTGACAAAATGGTTCTCTTCCTGTGGATAGGTTGCCTTCTCCTCTTCCAGATCAGGATATTCAGTAGTGCTGGGGAATCCACAGCCTTCTTCGTCAAGCACAAGAGGCTCAGATGCTGCCCCAGAGTTGCCCCACTGGGCCTTCTTCAGTCTGTGGAAATTTTAGGCTTAGGAGAGAGGTGCCTAGAGGCCAGGCTTCCAGCTCTCCACCCTTCACCTTTCTGTTCTGAAGTACTTCCTACTGGGACTCCAGGATGTTGCCATTTGACCTCCAACTTACCATTGTCAGTTTTCTACTCCCCCCAAATTGCAGTATTTTCAGTCTAGGAACCCAGAGCTACTCTTAGCTCCCCCTAGTTCTATGGCATACTCTCTTGTCTTCAGCGATCCAGTTTCTACTCCTTCCAATTCTGGTGGCTAGTCCTCCATCCCTCATTTCCCTCCTACTTTCTACACCATAGAAATTTTGTTTCAATTGTTCCAATCCCACAGCTCTTTTCCAAACAAGGTCCAATTCCCTGAAAGCACTCAACTTCTTTCTTAGCTCAAACTATCTTGCCCCCAAACCCTACTCCCAGAGCCCACATTTCAGGCCTCCTTACTCATCCATGGTTCTCTGGCGCTTCCTCAGGTCCTCCAGGTGATAAGAGACAGCCCTTACCCGGGCTGGGATGCTCCCAGGTCCCTGCTTCATTCCCTCCAAATGTgatcttcttctctttcttctgcaAAGCATCTCAGGGGGTGGGAGTCCCTCAAGAGGGTACAGGCCAGGCTGAAAGTAGCCAGTATTTCTCTGTGCCAGAGAATGAAAAAAGGAGCTAGAAGGGAGAACTGGGTCTCAGTGGGTACTTGGACTGAACTAGGGAATCAGGGGTCTTCGGAAGCTCAGTTCTTAGAAAACATGGTGCCTGATTCACAGAAAGGAAGGTCTGGACAGGGAACTGTTCAGTTGGGAAACACTGAGGGGACGGGTAAAAGAATAGCTGGGGACAGGAAGGcaatgattataattttaacaGAGAATTGTGGAAGGTCAGAGTTTGTCATACCAGCATGGGTGGAATATACTGTTCCTCTGTCCAGGTGGGGCTGCAAAACACAAAAAAGGGGCTAAGGTCAGAAGGGACACCTCCATCCATACTGCTTCTCTGATGACCTCTCCCAACTAACTCTCTGGCATTAGGAGCTACAATGTCCATCAGCCAATGAAGAATTATCTTTAGACCCGGGCTGTAAGGATTTATGGTAGTTAAAATTGTACAGCCTCACCTTCCCACTTCTAGTTGGTCTCCGTTTTCTCTTACTCACCTGGGCCTTTGGCAAAGATTCTCCCAGAAGACATTTCCATAACGCTGGGATGTTGATGTGAGGCTCTGGGAAGGGAGGCTCGGGGGTGGAGATCGGCTGACCACTTTGGAACACCTGAGGTGAGGACATGGTAAACTCACATCTGGCTCTTACCTTATAGCATCTACT
This window encodes:
- the Inca1 gene encoding protein INCA1 codes for the protein MQVQADGDNLIPFAKCSKVVSRSPPPSLPSQSLTSTSQRYGNVFWENLCQRPSPTWTEEQYIPPMLRNTGYFQPGLYPLEGLPPPEMLCRRKRRRSHLEGMKQGPGSIPARVRAVSYHLEDLRKRQRTMDELKKAQWGNSGAASEPLVLDEEGCGFPSTTEYPDLEEEKATYPQEENHFVTPGRDQLLWSPWSPWSQEGCCASRRLSSMSYSTVTARRNPVYNSWGMELESEE